The following are encoded together in the Phragmites australis chromosome 19, lpPhrAust1.1, whole genome shotgun sequence genome:
- the LOC133899977 gene encoding protein FAF-like, chloroplastic isoform X1, giving the protein MATQMVADGGLRRLFEKPLPENPTLMEALSVLNHVHHPKKPIDPASFTEIFGELHFQEKQPDRDVLPQPAPAPRPPPRTASWLDVAAEAEKSKDDSSLDALLRPKPASTVRRSASFCMKKSSASLLLCTEGLGSESTVDADDMLKDGDAEAAALIGHSKDMEADRSGDVDAAGAAQEGKEEKRPPSFPPPIRSIGRGGKPCVCFRSFREDGRFVLMEVVIPGKELLQAYREGGRLRLQFANGASAAAAGVGVDEDMHGEDDDEARTHA; this is encoded by the coding sequence ATGGCTACGCAGATGGTGGCGGACGGCGGGCTGAGGCGGCTATTCGAGAAGCCGTTGCCGGAGAATCCGACGCTGATGGAGGCGCTGTCTGTGTTGAACCACGTCCACCACCCCAAGAAGCCCATCGACCCGGCGTCCTTCACCGAGATCTTCGGCGAGCTCCACTTCCAAGAGAAGCAGCCCGACCGAGACGTCCTGCCGCAGCCTGCGCCGGCGCCTCGCCCTCCTCCCCGCACGGCGTCGTGGCTCGACGTCGCCGCCGAGGCCGAGAAGAGCAAGGACGACTCGTCGCTGGACGCACTCCTCAGGCCCAAGCCGGCGAGCACCGTGAGGAGGAGCGCGAGCTTCTGCATGAAGAAAAGTTCGGCGTCGCTGCTGCTCTGCACCGAGGGGCTCGGCTCCGAGAGCACCGTGGACGCCGACGACATGCTCAAGGACGGCGACGCCGAGGCCGCCGCTCTCATCGGCCACAGCAAGGACATGGAGGCGGACAGGAGCGGCGACGTGGACGCCGCCGGTGCTGCGCAGGaagggaaggaggagaagcgcccGCCGTCGTTCCCGCCGCCGATACGGTCGATCGGGCGCGGCGGGAAGCCGTGCGTGTGCTTCCGGTCGTTCCGGGAGGATGGGCGGTTCGTGCTGATGGAGGTGGTGATCCCCGGGAAGGAGCTCCTGCAGGCGTACCGCGAGGGCGGACGGCTCAGGCTGCAGTTCGCCAACGGCGCCTCTGCAGCTGCCGCTGGCGTGGGCGTCGACGAGGACAtgcacggagaagacgacgacgaaGCAAGAACGCATGCATAG
- the LOC133899977 gene encoding protein FAF-like, chloroplastic isoform X2, with protein sequence MVADGGLRRLFEKPLPENPTLMEALSVLNHVHHPKKPIDPASFTEIFGELHFQEKQPDRDVLPQPAPAPRPPPRTASWLDVAAEAEKSKDDSSLDALLRPKPASTVRRSASFCMKKSSASLLLCTEGLGSESTVDADDMLKDGDAEAAALIGHSKDMEADRSGDVDAAGAAQEGKEEKRPPSFPPPIRSIGRGGKPCVCFRSFREDGRFVLMEVVIPGKELLQAYREGGRLRLQFANGASAAAAGVGVDEDMHGEDDDEARTHA encoded by the coding sequence ATGGTGGCGGACGGCGGGCTGAGGCGGCTATTCGAGAAGCCGTTGCCGGAGAATCCGACGCTGATGGAGGCGCTGTCTGTGTTGAACCACGTCCACCACCCCAAGAAGCCCATCGACCCGGCGTCCTTCACCGAGATCTTCGGCGAGCTCCACTTCCAAGAGAAGCAGCCCGACCGAGACGTCCTGCCGCAGCCTGCGCCGGCGCCTCGCCCTCCTCCCCGCACGGCGTCGTGGCTCGACGTCGCCGCCGAGGCCGAGAAGAGCAAGGACGACTCGTCGCTGGACGCACTCCTCAGGCCCAAGCCGGCGAGCACCGTGAGGAGGAGCGCGAGCTTCTGCATGAAGAAAAGTTCGGCGTCGCTGCTGCTCTGCACCGAGGGGCTCGGCTCCGAGAGCACCGTGGACGCCGACGACATGCTCAAGGACGGCGACGCCGAGGCCGCCGCTCTCATCGGCCACAGCAAGGACATGGAGGCGGACAGGAGCGGCGACGTGGACGCCGCCGGTGCTGCGCAGGaagggaaggaggagaagcgcccGCCGTCGTTCCCGCCGCCGATACGGTCGATCGGGCGCGGCGGGAAGCCGTGCGTGTGCTTCCGGTCGTTCCGGGAGGATGGGCGGTTCGTGCTGATGGAGGTGGTGATCCCCGGGAAGGAGCTCCTGCAGGCGTACCGCGAGGGCGGACGGCTCAGGCTGCAGTTCGCCAACGGCGCCTCTGCAGCTGCCGCTGGCGTGGGCGTCGACGAGGACAtgcacggagaagacgacgacgaaGCAAGAACGCATGCATAG